The Dehalococcoidia bacterium genomic sequence TGCGATCGATCGTTTTCGCCGTCTCCGTCCAGTAGGCCCGGATGGCAGCATGGCTGTGCATCGGCTCAGCCGCTTCCTCGGCCACATAGAGGGGCTCGGGATCGTCCTGGTCCCAGAGGCTGGCGAGCCCTTCGACGTCCTTGGCGCGCCAGTAGGCTTGCCATGTTTGGAGCAATTGCGCCACCTCATCGCGCACGTCGGCCATCAGTCCTCCCGCGGGGCGATAATAGCAGTGATGAACCGGCGGATAAGCCGCCTCGCGCTGCTCCAACTGCTCGGGCTTAGCGCCGCCGGCGCAGCGCTCGGCTACTGGCAGATCGTGCGCGCCCCCGAGTTGGTCGCTCGCGCCGACAACCCGCGTCGCCTCGACGAACAGTGGCGGACAGTGCGCGGGCGGATGCTCGACCGACGCGGCCGGCCGATTGCGCTCAGTGAGGTTGCTGCTGATGGCTATGTCCGGCGCGTCTATCTGGTGCCGACGCTGGGCGCGGTCACCGGCTTTATGAATCCCCTGCAGGGCATGACCGGCCTCGAGCGCGCCTACGATGACCATCTCTCGGGCCGCACGGGGCTCGACCCGCAGACCGCCTTCGCGCGCCGCGTGCTTCACCGGCCCGCTGTGGGCTCCGATCTCGTCTTGACCATCGACCTTGACCTGCAAGCCGCCGCGGAGCGCGCCCTCGCCACGGGACCGCAGGTTCCCGGCGCGGTGATCGCGCTCGACCCGCGCAGCGGCGCGGTACGCGCCCTTGCCACCACCCCGACCTTTGACCCGAACCGGCTCACCTTCGACCCGACGCGCGACGATTGGAACGCCGAGAACGCTGCCGTCGCCGCCTACGCCGCCGAACTGAACGCGAACCCGGCCCGGCCGCTGCTCAATCGCGCCACCCAGGGGCTTTACCCGCCAGGCTCGACGTTCAAGACGGTCACCCTCGCCGCAGCTTTGGAGCGCCGCCTCGCCCGGCCTGACCACCGTTTCCGATACGAGCTGAAACCGCCCGACCGCGATCATCGCTCTGCCTGGCACCACAACCAGTTTGTCTCCTGCCAGAACCACTCCCAGAGCGAGTTCGATCTCGCCCATGCCTTCGCCTTCAGCTGCAATGTCGCCTTCGCCGACCTCGGCACAGAACTGGGAGCCTCCGTCTACCTCGAGATTGCCCGCGGGCTGGGGATGGACCAGGCCCCGCCCTTCGAGCTGCCCGTCGAGGTGAGCCGGCTTGCCTCGCGGCCAGACTTCTTCACCGGCGAGGAGCGCTTCTATGCCATCGCGGCAACAGCAATGGGACAAGGGGAAATCCTCGTCACGCCGCTTCAGATGGCGCTCATTGCGGCGGCGATGGCAGCTGGCGGGCAGCCGCCGGTCCCGTATCTGGTCGAGGAGATCCGCCGGCCGGATGGGAGCGTCATCCACAAGCACCAGCCGCGACGCTGGACGAGCGGGGTCTCGTCCGGAACGGCTGCGGCTGTCCGCGACATCATGGTGACGAGTGTCAACGACGGCTGGGCGAGCGGAGCACGCCTTGCTGGGGCGGCAATCGGCGGCAAGACCGGCACCGCTGAGCTGGGAGTTCTCCGCGCTGAGCCGCACGCGTGGTTCATCGGTTTTGCGACCGCCGACACCCCCCGGATTGCGCTCGCGCTGATTAAGGAGAGCAGCGGGATGTCCTCGGCGGTCGCTGCGCCGGCGGCACGGATTGTCTTCGAGGCAGCCCTCAGCGGTGCTGCGTAGCTTTTGACCACGCAGCCGAGGCGGCCTATGCTTGCGGTATGCTGCGGCTCGCGACTGGCGCTGCCACTTTCCTCGTCATCCTTGCCTTTCCGGTCGTTTTCACGGGAACCGCAGTGCGCCTGCTCTTCTCCTGGCAGCCGCTCTACGAGTACAGCTTCGACCGCTATCGCG encodes the following:
- a CDS encoding penicillin-binding transpeptidase domain-containing protein produces the protein MNRRISRLALLQLLGLSAAGAALGYWQIVRAPELVARADNPRRLDEQWRTVRGRMLDRRGRPIALSEVAADGYVRRVYLVPTLGAVTGFMNPLQGMTGLERAYDDHLSGRTGLDPQTAFARRVLHRPAVGSDLVLTIDLDLQAAAERALATGPQVPGAVIALDPRSGAVRALATTPTFDPNRLTFDPTRDDWNAENAAVAAYAAELNANPARPLLNRATQGLYPPGSTFKTVTLAAALERRLARPDHRFRYELKPPDRDHRSAWHHNQFVSCQNHSQSEFDLAHAFAFSCNVAFADLGTELGASVYLEIARGLGMDQAPPFELPVEVSRLASRPDFFTGEERFYAIAATAMGQGEILVTPLQMALIAAAMAAGGQPPVPYLVEEIRRPDGSVIHKHQPRRWTSGVSSGTAAAVRDIMVTSVNDGWASGARLAGAAIGGKTGTAELGVLRAEPHAWFIGFATADTPRIALALIKESSGMSSAVAAPAARIVFEAALSGAA